The Litoribacterium kuwaitense genome includes the window ACTTAATTGGTTTTGATACAAAGCAATTAGCTCTCGCGCCCATTGCTGCGTTTCATTGTCCATTTCTTCCGGGAGCAAGCCTGCCTTAATTAAATGTGGCAGTGTCTTTTGCACAACCGTTTCAAAGTCTGCGTTCTTCATATACTGATTATTCATCCAGGCTAGCTTTTGTGTATCAAAGACAGCAGGAGATGTCGAGAGGCGGGCAGGATCAAAAATATCAATAAGCTCTTCTCGGGTAAACAGTTCCTCTTCTCCTTGTGGTGACCAGCCTAAGAGTGTAATAAAGTTAAAGAGTGCTTCAGGAAGATAACCGAGTGCATCGTATTGCTCGATAAATTGGATAATGGACTCATCCCGTTTACTCAGCTTTTTACGATTTTCGTTAACGATCAGGGTCATATGGCCAAATATAGGCACATCCCAACCTAATGCATTGTAAAGCATGATTTGTTTCGGTGTATTTGAGATATGATCATCACCCCGTAAAACGTGCGAAATTTCCATGAGATGATCGTCCACAGCGACCGCAAAGTTATACGTTGGTCCACCACTTTTCTTCCCAATGACAAAATCACCGATTCCATCCGTTTCAAAAGTGACTTCGTCCTTGACCAAGTCTTTAAAACGGATAACTTCACCCTCCGGCACTTTAAAGCGGATGCTCGGCTGCCGGCCTTCTTTTTCATGTGCGTGCCGGTCTTCTTCCGTTAGATGGCGGCATTTCCCTGAATAACGCGGCATTTCATTTCTTGCTCTTTGCGCCTCTCTCTCTTGCTCCAACTCTTCTTCTGTACAATAACAATAGTATGCATGACCATTGTTTAATAGCGTCTCGTAGTATTCTTTATAAATATCATCACGCTCTGATTGTCGATACGGTCCGTATTTCCCAGGCTTATCGATTCCTTCATCCCAGTCGATTCCAAGCCATTTTAAATAGGCGAGCTGGTTTTCTTCTCCACCCTCCACGTTTCTTTTGATATCGGTATCTTCGATGCGAATAACGAACTCACCATTTTGGCTACGGGCAAATAAATAGTTAAACAATGCTGTTCTCGCATTCCCGATATGCAAATGACCTGTTGGGCTTGGTGCATAGCGCACACGTACTCTGCTTTCATTACTCAAAAGATCCACCCTCTTTATATCAATTTTAACGAGTCATATAGACTCTGAACTATTTAGTAAGCAATAACACAGCCGCTTGTGCAGCAATGCCTTCCTCTCGACCGACAAACCCGAGCTTCTCTGTTGTCGTTGCCTTTACATTTATACAGGATGAATCACAATTTAACAAGTTGGCTATAGAGGTATTCATCTCGTTTATGTAAGGTGCTAATTTTGGTTTTTGACAAATCACCGTGAGGTCCGCATTTCCTAATGTAAAACCTTTCTTTTGAACAATTTCATACACCTCTTGAAGGAGCTTAGAAGAATCAGCATCTTTATACGCTGGATCTGTGTCAGGAAAGTGCCGCCCGATATCCCCTTCTCCAACCGCTCCTAATAACGCATCTGACAGGGCGTGCAGCAATACATCTGCATCAGAATGCCCCGCTAACCCAAGGTGATAGGGAACACGAACCCCTCCTAATAGTAACGGTCGCCCTTCTTGAAAGCGATGGACGTCAAAGCCTTGTCCAATTCTCATGACTGCTCCTCCCTCATAAATGCTTCTGCGACAATTAAGTCTTCCTGTGTCGTAATTTTGATATTCCGGTAGCTTCCTTCTACTATCGACACCGGATATTGTATTCTTTCCACTAAACTCGCTTCATCTGTTCCTAGAAAACCGTCTTGCACAGCTTTATCGTGCGCCTCTAAGAGCACATCGCGAGAAAAAGCCTGCGGTGTCTGAATGGACCAAAGCCGCTCTCGATCCAAAGTTTCTGTAATGACACCGTCCGTCACGCTCTTCACGGTATCTTTCAAACGAACTGCCGCTACAGCAGCCTTCGTACGACTTGCCTCTTCGCAAAGACGACGAATGATCGACTTTGTCACAAACGGTCTCGCGCCATCATGCACTAAGACAATGCCCACGTGCTCATCTGTCGCTTTTAACCCGGCAGCTACACTATACTGCCTTTCAACCCCTCCTTGCACAAGGGTCACTTGGTGTAAAAGGTCGTGTGCCTGGAGGATCGATTGAATGTTTGGTTCTTCAGCTTGATCAATCACTAAAACGATCTGCTGACACAATGGATCAGCCGCAAATTGTTCGAGCGTCCAAACAATAAGCGGCTTATTGAAGAGAGGAATGAACTGTTTACTTAATGTTGTCTGCATTCGCTTGCCTTTTCCAGCGGCAGGAATTACAACCGTATATGTCATGACGATCGTCCTCATTTTTTAAAAGTGTGTTTCTGCGAGCAAAAGGAAATGGCTGGTGCCTCATTCTGGCGACCAGCCTTCCTATTCACGTCTCCATTCATATGGTTCGCCTAAGCCATATGATACCATAGAATCGACAAAATAGAGAGTCCGAAACAGACTTATAATGCCTTTTCCAACAGCTTCGGTTTTGCGAAAATCATGCGGCCCGCAGACGTTTGCAGCACACTCGTTACGAGCACTTCAATTCGTTTACCGATATAATGACTACCATCTTCGACCACAATCATCGTACCATCATCAAGGTATGCCACCCCTTGATTATGTTCTTTTCCAT containing:
- the gltX gene encoding glutamate--tRNA ligase, producing the protein MSNESRVRVRYAPSPTGHLHIGNARTALFNYLFARSQNGEFVIRIEDTDIKRNVEGGEENQLAYLKWLGIDWDEGIDKPGKYGPYRQSERDDIYKEYYETLLNNGHAYYCYCTEEELEQEREAQRARNEMPRYSGKCRHLTEEDRHAHEKEGRQPSIRFKVPEGEVIRFKDLVKDEVTFETDGIGDFVIGKKSGGPTYNFAVAVDDHLMEISHVLRGDDHISNTPKQIMLYNALGWDVPIFGHMTLIVNENRKKLSKRDESIIQFIEQYDALGYLPEALFNFITLLGWSPQGEEELFTREELIDIFDPARLSTSPAVFDTQKLAWMNNQYMKNADFETVVQKTLPHLIKAGLLPEEMDNETQQWARELIALYQNQLSYGAEIVDVSQLFFQKELQYDDEAKDVLSGEQVPEVMQAFKEELTSLEDFAPAEIKAAIKRVQKTTGHKGKKLFMPIRVAVTGQTHGPELPESIHLLGRETAVHRLNELISSM
- the ispF gene encoding 2-C-methyl-D-erythritol 2,4-cyclodiphosphate synthase, with the translated sequence MRIGQGFDVHRFQEGRPLLLGGVRVPYHLGLAGHSDADVLLHALSDALLGAVGEGDIGRHFPDTDPAYKDADSSKLLQEVYEIVQKKGFTLGNADLTVICQKPKLAPYINEMNTSIANLLNCDSSCINVKATTTEKLGFVGREEGIAAQAAVLLLTK
- the ispD gene encoding 2-C-methyl-D-erythritol 4-phosphate cytidylyltransferase, with the protein product MTYTVVIPAAGKGKRMQTTLSKQFIPLFNKPLIVWTLEQFAADPLCQQIVLVIDQAEEPNIQSILQAHDLLHQVTLVQGGVERQYSVAAGLKATDEHVGIVLVHDGARPFVTKSIIRRLCEEASRTKAAVAAVRLKDTVKSVTDGVITETLDRERLWSIQTPQAFSRDVLLEAHDKAVQDGFLGTDEASLVERIQYPVSIVEGSYRNIKITTQEDLIVAEAFMREEQS